From Methanosarcina lacustris Z-7289, one genomic window encodes:
- a CDS encoding HisA/HisF-related TIM barrel protein translates to MFRVVFVMDIFNRNVVLAKGGVRENYLPVSDSSAVCRTSVPLEIVESLRPREVYIADLNALQGKGLLDINAEIIREVSLKADTMLDFGISFLKDVDKAISIAGTAVIGTETGTLAVIKDAAFKNPGRISVSIDVKYEKVLKQDPEIPEDPFEIVKLLNELPLKDLIFLDLDRVGTASGFDPEFLRKLAEVSLHDVLLAGGVRGMEDLFALNKLGIKGALVATAIHSGSVPPEVMSLGIENLKKSN, encoded by the coding sequence ATGTTTCGAGTAGTTTTTGTAATGGATATATTTAACCGTAACGTGGTTCTTGCAAAAGGCGGAGTAAGGGAAAATTACCTCCCGGTTTCGGATTCAAGTGCTGTGTGCCGGACATCCGTTCCCCTGGAAATAGTTGAGTCTTTACGCCCTAGAGAAGTCTACATTGCCGACCTTAATGCCCTGCAGGGCAAAGGTCTTCTCGATATTAATGCGGAGATTATCCGAGAGGTAAGTTTAAAGGCGGATACTATGCTTGATTTCGGGATCTCTTTTCTAAAGGATGTGGACAAAGCAATTTCTATTGCAGGAACCGCGGTTATAGGCACGGAGACCGGCACGCTTGCAGTAATCAAAGATGCAGCTTTCAAAAATCCAGGGCGTATTAGTGTCAGTATTGATGTCAAATATGAAAAGGTTCTGAAACAGGACCCTGAGATCCCTGAAGATCCTTTTGAAATTGTAAAGCTTCTAAACGAGCTTCCCTTAAAAGACCTGATTTTCCTCGACCTTGACAGGGTAGGTACAGCTTCTGGGTTTGACCCGGAGTTTCTGCGCAAACTGGCTGAGGTCTCATTACACGATGTACTGCTCGCAGGTGGGGTCAGGGGTATGGAAGACCTTTTTGCTCTTAACAAGCTTGGTATAAAGGGTGCTCTGGTAGCAACTGCAATTCATTCAGGCTCGGTCCCTCCGGAAGTGATGAGCCTGGGAATTGAAAATCTAAAGAAAAGCAATTAA
- the tmk gene encoding dTMP kinase, with the protein MRGKLITLEGIDGSGKSTVVKKLQENHDIRVFEPVFTREPTRGTLTGNAVQKAIQSDTDQFAELFLFTADHAEHLAKLVKPALENGKTVISDRYSDSRYAYQGITLKNRIENPLEWVKSLHRGWTVIPDLTILFDIEPEIAVERCGKRGEQTKFETIELLRGVRNIFLRLAAEEPDRFIVVDASCSPEDVEKTVVQKILEFVQRDENK; encoded by the coding sequence ATGAGAGGTAAACTGATCACACTTGAGGGTATTGATGGTTCGGGCAAAAGTACGGTTGTAAAAAAACTGCAGGAAAACCATGATATTCGTGTTTTTGAGCCGGTCTTTACCAGAGAGCCTACAAGAGGTACCCTTACTGGAAATGCTGTTCAAAAAGCAATCCAATCTGATACCGACCAGTTTGCCGAACTATTCCTTTTTACAGCTGATCATGCCGAGCATCTGGCAAAACTCGTAAAGCCTGCACTTGAAAACGGGAAAACCGTGATTTCTGACCGTTATTCCGACAGTCGCTATGCTTACCAGGGAATAACTCTTAAAAACCGAATAGAAAACCCGCTTGAATGGGTAAAGAGTCTGCACAGAGGCTGGACCGTTATTCCGGACCTTACTATTTTATTTGACATTGAACCTGAAATCGCAGTTGAACGCTGCGGGAAGCGGGGAGAACAAACCAAATTTGAAACGATAGAACTTTTACGGGGAGTTCGAAATATTTTCCTCAGGCTCGCCGCAGAAGAGCCGGACCGGTTTATAGTAGTTGATGCTTCCTGTTCTCCAGAAGATGTGGAAAAAACAGTTGTGCAAAAAATTCTCGAGTTTGTTCAAAGGGACGAAAATAAATAA
- a CDS encoding DUF166 domain-containing protein: MTVIGVITRGKYGHRLVDVIKEHSDFSVVTADLPEFVPIFIEEPDEFMENLTFDRHVFSAKIVVTYSLHPDLTSAIAKLAAEAGVRSLIIPGGPSRASVSELKQISEASGMDIEVDETCCTLEPNSFNSPFAEIFGSPILKVKTENGKIAKVEVIKGAPCGSTWHMARELVGVPVKDAPPKAGLLIQQYPCRAIRGEMGGIHESAELHKQALIKALDSEE; the protein is encoded by the coding sequence ATGACCGTAATAGGAGTTATCACACGGGGCAAGTACGGGCATCGCCTTGTTGATGTTATAAAGGAACACAGTGATTTTTCCGTTGTAACTGCCGATCTGCCTGAGTTCGTGCCAATATTCATTGAGGAACCTGATGAGTTTATGGAAAATCTGACGTTCGACCGGCATGTCTTTTCCGCCAAAATTGTTGTTACCTATTCCCTGCATCCTGACCTGACCTCGGCAATTGCAAAGCTTGCCGCAGAAGCCGGGGTACGCTCTTTGATTATACCGGGAGGGCCTTCCAGAGCATCGGTTTCCGAACTTAAACAGATTTCCGAAGCTTCCGGAATGGATATAGAGGTGGATGAAACTTGCTGTACCCTCGAACCCAACTCCTTCAACAGTCCTTTTGCTGAGATTTTCGGGTCTCCCATTTTGAAAGTTAAGACCGAGAACGGTAAAATTGCTAAAGTTGAGGTCATAAAAGGTGCCCCTTGCGGAAGTACATGGCACATGGCAAGGGAACTTGTTGGAGTGCCTGTAAAAGATGCTCCTCCGAAAGCCGGGCTGCTGATCCAGCAATATCCCTGCCGGGCTATTAGGGGCGAAATGGGGGGGATTCACGAGTCTGCAGAACTGCATAAGCAGGCGCTCATAAAAGCGCTTGATAGTGAGGAGTGA
- a CDS encoding DUF2111 domain-containing protein: MGLPTTIRSLKRKGLRLEKGKILDRDYTGPVLEEVLKTNKIAHEVPAEGMYRGKHVVVAPIRSKDGEIVAALGIVDLMATIDLPSVFQEYTSVLEEVENAKK, translated from the coding sequence ATGGGACTCCCTACCACCATTAGAAGCCTCAAACGAAAAGGGCTTCGCCTGGAAAAGGGAAAAATCCTTGACAGGGATTATACAGGACCTGTGCTCGAAGAGGTGTTAAAAACCAACAAAATTGCCCATGAAGTTCCCGCAGAAGGCATGTACCGTGGAAAACATGTGGTAGTTGCTCCCATCCGTTCAAAGGACGGGGAGATTGTTGCGGCTCTCGGGATTGTGGACCTTATGGCTACAATTGATCTTCCATCCGTTTTTCAGGAATATACTTCCGTGCTGGAAGAAGTCGAAAATGCAAAAAAATGA